In the genome of Photobacterium sp. TLY01, one region contains:
- the lptG gene encoding LPS export ABC transporter permease LptG: MFKILDWYIGRTIIATSALTLSTLVGLSAIIKYVEQLRKVGDGTYDLWKALLFVLLSAPRDIEMFFPMAVLLGALIGLGTLASSSELVVMQAAGFSKLDIGLSVLKTAVPLMLLVMVLGQWGAPQAQKAARELRAIWTSGGNVFSVQRGVWAKDDNDFIYIGRIHEQTNLNAINIWEFDEKDVLKDSLFARSATFLDEKGWELKDVTVTHIGEEKQENTHFDTKIWQTSLTPDKLAVVTVKPEELALSGVYDYVQYLKETKQDASRYELAFWRKALQPFSIAVMMLLALSFVFGPLRSVTMGARVLSGVIFGFAFYISNEVFGPLSMVYRLHPIVGALGPSLVFLFITLYLLRRKL; this comes from the coding sequence ATGTTTAAAATTCTCGACTGGTACATTGGCCGTACCATTATTGCCACTTCTGCCCTGACACTGTCGACCCTGGTGGGCCTGTCTGCCATCATCAAATACGTGGAACAGCTGCGTAAAGTGGGCGACGGGACGTACGATTTGTGGAAAGCACTGCTCTTTGTGCTGCTCAGTGCGCCGCGTGATATTGAAATGTTCTTCCCGATGGCGGTGTTGCTGGGGGCGCTGATCGGCCTGGGCACACTGGCGTCCAGCTCAGAGCTGGTGGTGATGCAGGCTGCCGGCTTTTCTAAACTGGATATCGGCCTGTCAGTGCTGAAAACGGCCGTGCCGCTGATGCTGCTGGTGATGGTACTGGGGCAGTGGGGCGCGCCACAGGCGCAGAAAGCGGCACGGGAGTTACGGGCGATCTGGACTTCTGGCGGCAATGTGTTTTCGGTACAGCGCGGGGTCTGGGCTAAAGATGATAACGACTTTATTTACATTGGCCGGATCCACGAGCAAACCAATCTCAACGCGATAAACATCTGGGAATTTGATGAAAAAGACGTGCTGAAAGACAGTTTGTTCGCCCGCTCTGCGACTTTTCTCGACGAAAAAGGCTGGGAGCTGAAAGATGTCACTGTGACCCACATTGGCGAAGAAAAGCAGGAAAATACCCATTTCGACACCAAAATCTGGCAGACCAGTCTGACCCCGGATAAGCTGGCTGTGGTTACAGTCAAACCGGAAGAACTGGCCCTCTCTGGCGTATACGATTATGTCCAGTATTTAAAAGAGACCAAGCAGGATGCTTCGCGCTACGAACTGGCTTTCTGGCGTAAAGCCCTGCAGCCGTTCTCAATCGCCGTGATGATGCTGCTGGCGCTGTCTTTTGTTTTCGGCCCGTTACGTTCGGTGACGATGGGTGCGCGGGTATTGTCCGGGGTGATCTTCGGGTTTGCTTTTTATATCTCGAATGAAGTGTTCGGCCCGCTGAGTATGGTGTACCGTCTGCATCCGATTGTGGGCGCATTGGGTCCGAGTCTGGTCTTCTTGTTCATTACTTTGTACCTGCTCCGACGTAAACTCTAG